One Phycisphaera mikurensis NBRC 102666 DNA window includes the following coding sequences:
- a CDS encoding DEAD/DEAH box helicase: protein MAVAGPTGVTTTLLAAAAALAHPGPVLLVTAFEDQAQAATADLLNLARGSDESGIGGAGDTHLVVAPFDALGPRDLLGARAEGPLVRRVVLAATLDHGATGRQDAEGLAANAGRWVIVASVAALLQAVPTEAVVAGAVRRIHPGDAVDLPALVGLLEATGHRAARAEAVAAGTFHAGGSTLRFRPLGAIATDDAGRASTAARAAVVVGFEENRIASIRFADPPTEAWNRPLAAITLATPDAKRVLQRASTRCLLDLLPARTGVVLDDAEAIALEAARLGRRAAGGGGDLTPAELDERLAARPVVRVDLQPAAEAALRLDAGRPSPFPLHADAAGRELAARSRDRRVLVVSDRPDDPRLADRLSEAPEARLMRGLLSEGFRLRGEDGFEAVPGHELLGVPAPPGAAVEDPAADGAPDSGTLGSVLVSLEPGDPLVHAEHGVALYEGMEPIEIGIGSRRTTIDHLTLAFAEPDTLRVPADQAARVFPFHAADDAPTPDPLNSRAWAKKLSAAEAAASAFVRAQRRAAAEAADRPGRAHPPEPDRLRAFEADFPFEPTPDQAEAFAAVAADLEAEIPMDRLVCGDVGFGKTEVAARAIFRVVRPRRRGGRRGHQAVLLAPTTVLAEQHGRSLAERLGPHGVSVGVLSRLRPADEQKQLKAGLAGGTLDLLIGTTALLGEGIEPDDLGLVVIDEEHRFGSGDKEALRRLRDGVDTLALTATPIPRTLHTALAGLRAVSTLRTPPAGRRAVVTEVLPAEDGRPRVRTALSRELARGGQAFVVHNRVEGLAEAAEEVRDLLGGVTRPDRSTPVVASAHGQLREEELEDALLAFTAGDTDVLVCTTIVENGLDVARAGTIVVEGADRFGLASLHQLRGRVGRSGRRGFCLLEVPKNARLSEGAQKRLAAMEDADGLGAGFAIAEADLALRGAGDLLGDEQSGHVAAVGHALYSRLLQRAAREQAGDLRPAPERTGHALPNTGNLPAAWIPPSLPRLNAYRWLTHVDDEDQLGVAVAHLTRTWGEPPEQARRFVAGVRLRLAMADAGVLHAAKSKKGITLTLALPPARDEHEAHRGSAVEQLNANLDKPRFRAGVGADELLYTPPPEVEDAGLVEHLTGVLAGGAS, encoded by the coding sequence GTGGCCGTCGCCGGCCCCACCGGCGTGACCACGACGCTGCTCGCCGCGGCCGCCGCGCTCGCTCACCCCGGGCCGGTGCTGCTCGTGACGGCTTTCGAGGACCAGGCTCAAGCGGCCACGGCCGACCTCCTGAACCTCGCCCGCGGGAGCGACGAGTCTGGAATCGGCGGCGCGGGCGACACGCACCTGGTGGTGGCTCCCTTCGACGCGTTGGGCCCACGCGACCTGCTGGGCGCCCGGGCCGAGGGCCCGCTGGTTCGGCGGGTGGTGCTCGCCGCGACGCTGGACCACGGGGCCACCGGTCGGCAGGACGCGGAGGGCCTCGCCGCGAACGCGGGCCGCTGGGTGATCGTCGCCTCCGTCGCCGCGCTGCTGCAGGCGGTGCCGACCGAGGCGGTGGTCGCCGGCGCCGTGCGGCGGATCCACCCGGGGGATGCCGTGGACCTCCCCGCGCTCGTCGGCCTCTTGGAGGCCACCGGGCACCGGGCCGCGAGAGCCGAAGCGGTCGCCGCCGGGACCTTCCACGCCGGGGGGTCCACCCTCCGCTTCCGCCCGCTGGGTGCGATCGCCACCGACGACGCCGGCCGCGCCTCCACCGCGGCGCGGGCGGCGGTCGTGGTCGGCTTCGAGGAGAACCGCATCGCGTCCATCCGCTTCGCCGACCCGCCGACGGAGGCCTGGAACCGCCCGCTGGCCGCGATCACGCTCGCGACACCGGATGCGAAGCGCGTGCTGCAGCGGGCATCGACCCGCTGCCTGCTCGACCTGCTGCCGGCCCGCACCGGCGTCGTGCTCGACGACGCCGAGGCGATCGCGCTCGAGGCCGCCCGGCTGGGCCGCCGCGCCGCGGGCGGCGGTGGCGACCTCACGCCCGCCGAGCTGGACGAGCGGCTCGCCGCCCGCCCGGTCGTCCGGGTCGACCTGCAGCCCGCGGCGGAGGCCGCCCTCCGCCTCGACGCCGGGCGCCCAAGCCCCTTCCCGCTCCACGCCGACGCGGCGGGCCGGGAGCTCGCGGCGAGGAGCCGAGACCGCCGCGTGCTCGTCGTGAGCGACCGGCCCGACGACCCGCGGCTGGCCGATCGGCTCTCCGAAGCCCCCGAAGCCCGCTTGATGCGGGGGCTTCTCTCCGAAGGGTTCCGGCTGCGGGGCGAGGACGGCTTCGAGGCGGTGCCCGGCCACGAGCTGCTCGGCGTGCCCGCACCGCCCGGAGCCGCGGTCGAGGACCCCGCCGCCGACGGCGCGCCCGACTCCGGCACCCTCGGCTCCGTCCTCGTCTCGCTGGAACCCGGCGACCCGCTCGTCCACGCCGAGCACGGCGTCGCCCTGTACGAGGGGATGGAGCCGATCGAGATCGGCATCGGCAGCCGCCGGACGACCATCGACCACCTGACGCTCGCCTTCGCCGAGCCCGACACGCTCCGCGTGCCCGCCGACCAGGCCGCCCGGGTCTTCCCCTTCCACGCCGCCGACGACGCCCCCACGCCCGACCCGCTCAACAGCCGGGCCTGGGCGAAGAAGCTTTCTGCCGCCGAAGCCGCCGCCAGCGCCTTCGTGCGGGCGCAGCGCCGGGCCGCCGCCGAGGCCGCCGACCGGCCCGGCCGCGCCCACCCGCCCGAGCCCGACCGGCTCCGCGCCTTCGAGGCCGACTTCCCCTTCGAGCCCACGCCCGACCAGGCCGAGGCGTTCGCCGCCGTCGCCGCGGACCTCGAAGCCGAGATCCCGATGGACCGGCTGGTCTGCGGCGACGTCGGCTTCGGCAAGACCGAGGTGGCCGCCCGGGCGATCTTCCGCGTCGTCCGCCCGCGGCGGCGGGGCGGCCGCCGTGGGCACCAGGCCGTCCTGCTCGCGCCGACCACCGTGCTCGCCGAGCAGCACGGCCGGAGCCTCGCCGAACGCCTCGGCCCGCACGGCGTGTCGGTCGGCGTGCTCTCGCGGCTGCGTCCGGCGGACGAGCAGAAGCAGCTGAAAGCCGGCCTCGCCGGCGGCACGCTCGACCTGCTCATCGGCACGACGGCGCTGCTCGGCGAGGGGATCGAGCCCGACGACCTCGGCCTCGTGGTCATCGACGAGGAGCACCGCTTCGGCAGCGGCGACAAGGAGGCCCTGCGGCGGCTGCGGGACGGCGTGGACACGCTCGCCCTCACCGCCACGCCGATCCCGCGCACGCTGCACACCGCGCTCGCCGGGCTCCGCGCTGTCTCCACGCTGCGGACGCCGCCGGCAGGACGCAGAGCCGTCGTCACCGAGGTGCTGCCCGCCGAGGACGGCCGCCCGCGCGTCCGCACCGCCCTCTCGCGCGAGCTTGCCCGCGGCGGGCAGGCCTTCGTCGTCCACAACCGCGTGGAGGGCCTCGCCGAGGCGGCCGAGGAGGTGCGGGACCTGCTCGGCGGCGTGACCCGCCCCGACAGGAGCACCCCCGTCGTCGCCTCCGCCCACGGCCAGCTCCGCGAGGAAGAGCTCGAGGACGCGTTGCTCGCTTTCACCGCCGGCGACACCGACGTGCTCGTCTGCACGACGATCGTCGAGAACGGCCTCGACGTCGCCCGCGCCGGCACCATCGTCGTCGAGGGCGCCGACCGCTTCGGCCTCGCCTCGCTGCACCAGCTGCGCGGCCGGGTCGGTCGCTCGGGCCGGCGGGGTTTCTGCCTGCTGGAGGTCCCGAAGAACGCCCGGCTGAGCGAGGGGGCGCAGAAGCGTCTGGCCGCGATGGAAGACGCGGACGGCCTCGGCGCCGGCTTCGCCATCGCGGAGGCCGACCTGGCCCTCCGCGGCGCCGGAGACCTGCTCGGGGACGAGCAGTCCGGGCACGTCGCCGCCGTCGGCCACGCCCTCTACAGCCGACTCCTCCAGCGGGCCGCTCGCGAGCAGGCCGGCGACCTCCGCCCCGCCCCGGAGCGCACCGGCCACGCGCTGCCCAACACCGGCAACCTGCCCGCGGCCTGGATCCCGCCCTCGCTGCCCCGGCTCAACGCCTACCGCTGGCTCACCCACGTGGACGACGAGGACCAGCTCGGCGTCGCGGTCGCGCACCTCACCCGCACCTGGGGCGAACCGCCGGAGCAAGCGAGGCGTTTCGTCGCCGGGGTGCGGCTGCGCCTGGCCATGGCCGACGCCGGCGTGCTGCACGCGGCCAAGAGCAAGAAGGGCATCACCCTCACGCTCGCCCTCCCGCCGGCCCGGGACGAGCACGAGGCTCACCGCGGCTCGGCCGTCGAGCAGCTCAACGCGAACCTGGACAAGCCCCGCTTCCGCGCCGGCGTCGGGGCGGACGAGCTGCTCTACACCCCGCCGCCGGAGGTGGAGGACGCGGGGCTGGTGGAGCACCTCACCGGGGTGCTCGCGGGCGGTGCTTCGTAG
- a CDS encoding nicotinate phosphoribosyltransferase, whose product MTATALLTDLYQLGMAQGYWKLGRADQPAVFHLFFREAPFGGGFAIAAGLGPVLDLLRGFAFTADDTDHLARIPGGDGRPLFEAAFLAYLRDLRLTIDLDALPEGTACFAHAPLLRVRGPLLQCQLLETALLNALNFQTLVATKAARVRDAAGGDTVLEFGLRRAQGTDGALAASRAAYLGGVDATSNVAAGKAYGIPVKGTQAHSWVMSFETEREAFAAWADTAPNNGVFLVDTYDSLAGVDHAIEAGRRLRGKGHRLGGVRLDSGDLAWLSREARRRLDAAGFPEAQVVASNDLDEHVIRDLRSQGAAIDVWGVGTQLVTAHDQPALGGVYKLAAIRDAGSGCWIPKVKLSETTAKTSLPGILQVRRYDTAAGGRAAADQLWSELDGEPRTRELIDPTDPIRRRTIAADRGWKDLLEPAVRGGVVVFPDEPLAAARDRARAERSRLDPTVRRLVKPHRYPVGVTPEVLALRQRLIEAAR is encoded by the coding sequence ATGACCGCCACCGCGCTGCTCACCGACCTCTATCAGCTCGGCATGGCGCAGGGATACTGGAAGCTCGGCCGCGCCGACCAGCCGGCGGTCTTCCACCTCTTCTTCCGCGAGGCACCGTTCGGCGGAGGCTTCGCGATCGCGGCGGGCCTCGGGCCGGTGCTCGATCTGCTCCGCGGCTTCGCGTTCACCGCGGACGACACCGACCACCTCGCCCGCATCCCCGGCGGCGACGGGCGGCCGCTCTTCGAGGCCGCGTTCCTGGCCTACCTCCGCGACCTCCGGCTGACGATCGACCTCGACGCCCTGCCGGAGGGCACCGCGTGCTTCGCCCACGCCCCGCTGCTGCGGGTCCGAGGGCCGCTGCTCCAGTGCCAGCTGCTCGAGACGGCGCTGCTGAACGCGTTGAACTTCCAGACGCTGGTCGCCACCAAGGCGGCCCGGGTGAGAGACGCGGCCGGTGGAGACACCGTGCTGGAGTTCGGCCTCCGCCGGGCGCAGGGCACCGACGGCGCGCTGGCCGCGAGCCGGGCGGCGTACCTCGGCGGCGTCGACGCGACCAGCAACGTGGCGGCGGGCAAGGCGTACGGCATCCCGGTGAAGGGCACGCAGGCCCACAGCTGGGTGATGAGCTTCGAAACCGAGCGCGAAGCTTTCGCGGCCTGGGCCGACACCGCACCCAACAACGGCGTCTTCCTCGTCGACACCTACGACAGCCTCGCCGGCGTCGACCACGCGATCGAGGCCGGGCGGAGGCTGCGGGGAAAGGGGCACCGCCTCGGCGGCGTCCGGCTCGACTCGGGAGACCTCGCCTGGCTCAGCCGCGAGGCCCGCAGAAGGCTCGACGCCGCCGGCTTCCCCGAGGCGCAGGTCGTCGCGAGCAACGACCTCGACGAGCACGTCATCCGCGACCTGAGGAGCCAGGGCGCCGCCATCGACGTCTGGGGCGTCGGCACACAGCTCGTCACCGCCCACGACCAGCCGGCCCTCGGCGGCGTCTACAAGCTCGCCGCCATCCGCGACGCGGGAAGCGGCTGCTGGATCCCGAAGGTCAAGCTCAGCGAGACCACCGCCAAGACGAGCCTGCCGGGGATCCTGCAGGTCCGCCGCTACGACACCGCCGCGGGTGGTCGCGCCGCCGCCGACCAGCTCTGGAGCGAGCTCGACGGCGAGCCGAGGACGCGCGAGCTGATCGACCCGACCGACCCGATCCGCCGACGCACGATCGCCGCGGACCGCGGCTGGAAAGACCTCCTGGAGCCCGCGGTCCGCGGCGGCGTGGTCGTCTTCCCGGACGAGCCGCTGGCCGCCGCCCGCGACCGGGCGCGGGCCGAGCGGTCCAGGCTGGACCCGACGGTGCGCCGGCTCGTGAAGCCGCACCGCTACCCGGTCGGCGTCACGCCCGAGGTTCTCGCGCTGCGCCAACGCCTGATCGAGGCGGCCCGCTGA
- a CDS encoding NUDIX domain-containing protein codes for MPHASAFARPALAVDVVVFASGASRDGTDLREMRIERDTEPSAGRWALPGGFVHVDETIEEAARREPDERDFRKKILGMGILAGTGAIEKDVKLRAAEPYRFDAEACRRLSRGGFHFES; via the coding sequence ATGCCCCACGCCTCCGCGTTCGCACGCCCCGCGCTGGCCGTGGACGTCGTCGTCTTCGCCTCCGGGGCGAGCCGCGACGGGACGGACCTGCGGGAGATGCGGATCGAGCGCGACACCGAGCCCTCCGCCGGGCGCTGGGCCCTGCCCGGCGGCTTCGTCCACGTCGACGAGACGATCGAGGAGGCGGCGCGGCGGGAGCCGGACGAGCGGGACTTCCGCAAGAAGATCCTGGGCATGGGGATTCTCGCGGGAACCGGAGCCATCGAGAAAGACGTGAAGCTCCGAGCGGCGGAGCCGTACCGCTTCGATGCGGAGGCGTGCAGGCGGCTTTCGCGAGGTGGCTTCCACTTCGAATCGTGA
- a CDS encoding isochorismatase family protein, translated as MGASLLIDIQNDFLPGGSLAVPDGDAVIPVANRLMPAYRLVVATEDWHPAGHGSFARSHAGKRPGEVIEPTGQDQVLWPDPCVQGTPGAELHDDLDRGGVDEGDGCDDLLNGPGATPLGGWRSR; from the coding sequence ATGGGAGCTTCGCTCCTGATCGACATCCAGAATGACTTCCTCCCCGGCGGGAGCCTGGCGGTTCCTGATGGTGACGCGGTGATCCCGGTGGCGAACCGGCTGATGCCGGCGTACCGGCTCGTCGTCGCGACGGAGGACTGGCACCCGGCGGGGCACGGGAGCTTCGCGAGAAGCCACGCCGGGAAGAGGCCGGGCGAGGTGATCGAGCCGACCGGGCAGGACCAGGTGCTCTGGCCGGACCCTTGCGTGCAGGGCACGCCGGGGGCGGAGCTTCACGACGACCTCGATCGCGGCGGCGTCGACGAGGGCGACGGGTGTGACGATCTGCTGAACGGACCGGGTGCCACGCCCCTCGGGGGGTGGCGTTCTCGATGA
- a CDS encoding ADP-ribosylglycohydrolase family protein, whose amino-acid sequence MNVTPTKEQIRGCLLGHAVGDALGVPVEFAGRDARDRDPVTGMRAYGTHHQPAGTWSDDHSLTLASAVALTERGWDLHAMADEFTGWLFRGKHLPRGSVFDVGGATREAISKLDRGVKPEEAGGTRESSNGNGSLMRMAPAALFCAGDTPEGRRLRITNASRLTHGHPRTLAVCALYAEIVATLVAGSDLPSSLDAARSRLAPVFYSRYAEEEPHLHKLMTADFATLPRSEISGSGYVVHTLEAALWCCLNFPDDYATPVLAAVNLGLDTDTTGAVTGSLAGLIHGETRLPAGSRGDAGIPEVWLAALTRREHLEEVCHGLAGAVSA is encoded by the coding sequence ATGAACGTGACACCAACGAAGGAACAGATCCGCGGGTGCCTGCTCGGGCACGCGGTCGGCGACGCGCTGGGGGTGCCGGTGGAGTTCGCCGGGCGCGACGCCCGCGACCGCGACCCGGTCACCGGCATGCGTGCGTACGGCACGCACCACCAGCCGGCGGGGACGTGGTCGGACGATCACTCGCTGACGCTCGCGAGCGCGGTGGCGCTGACGGAGCGCGGGTGGGACCTGCACGCGATGGCGGACGAGTTCACCGGCTGGCTGTTCCGCGGGAAGCACCTGCCCCGCGGGAGCGTCTTCGACGTGGGCGGGGCGACGCGGGAGGCGATCTCGAAGCTCGACCGCGGCGTGAAGCCCGAGGAGGCCGGCGGAACCCGCGAGAGCAGCAACGGGAACGGGAGCCTGATGCGGATGGCGCCGGCGGCCCTCTTCTGCGCCGGCGACACGCCGGAGGGGCGGCGGCTGCGCATCACGAACGCGAGCCGGCTGACGCACGGGCACCCACGGACGCTCGCGGTCTGCGCCCTGTACGCGGAGATCGTCGCGACGCTGGTGGCGGGTTCCGACCTGCCGAGCTCGCTCGACGCCGCACGCTCGCGGCTGGCGCCGGTCTTCTACAGCCGGTACGCCGAGGAAGAACCGCACCTCCACAAGCTGATGACCGCCGACTTCGCGACGCTTCCGCGGAGCGAGATCAGCGGCAGCGGCTACGTCGTTCACACGCTGGAGGCGGCGCTTTGGTGCTGCCTGAACTTTCCCGACGACTACGCCACGCCGGTGCTCGCGGCGGTGAACCTGGGGCTCGACACCGACACGACCGGAGCGGTGACGGGGTCGCTGGCGGGGCTGATCCACGGCGAAACTCGGCTTCCCGCCGGGTCTCGCGGGGACGCGGGCATCCCGGAGGTGTGGCTGGCGGCGCTCACGCGGCGGGAGCACCTGGAGGAGGTCTGCCACGGGCTCGCGGGGGCGGTGTCCGCGTAG
- the atpD gene encoding F0F1 ATP synthase subunit beta, producing the protein MSATATATDTQQATTTGTVTQVIGSTFDAKFQQGHLPDVFAALLCNYTVSGEPRKLVGEVQQHLGGGEVRCVALGSTDGLVRGQEVTDTGAPVSVPVGEGVLGRVFNLLGDPIDERGDVDSAKRMPIHRDPPEFTQLNPQTEMLVTGIKVVDLLCPFVRGGKIGLFGGAGVGKTVIIQEMIARVAREFGGYSVFCGVGERTREGNDLWLEMQEAEYTDEKGETAHVIDKVAMVFGQMNEPPGSRLRVALSGLTMAEEFRDASGKETMMFVDNIFRFTQAGSEVSALLGRMPSAVGYQPTLSTEMGQLQERITSTDKGAITSVQAIYVPADDLTDPAPATAFSHLDAFVVLERSIAEKGIFPAVDPLSSTSRILDPATLGEEHYAVARQVQTILQRYRSLQDIIAILGVDELSEEDKLIVGRARKIERFLSQPFFVAEVFTGFPGIYTSLEDTIDSFKRLCDGEGDDLPESAFMYVGTLDDAKAKAKKMAEGS; encoded by the coding sequence ATGAGCGCCACCGCCACCGCCACCGACACGCAACAAGCCACGACCACGGGCACCGTGACCCAGGTCATCGGCTCGACCTTCGACGCCAAGTTCCAGCAGGGCCACCTGCCCGACGTCTTCGCCGCTCTGCTGTGCAACTACACGGTGAGCGGTGAGCCGCGGAAGCTCGTGGGCGAGGTGCAGCAGCACCTCGGCGGCGGCGAGGTGCGGTGCGTGGCCCTGGGCTCGACCGACGGCCTCGTGCGCGGCCAGGAGGTGACCGACACCGGAGCCCCGGTCAGCGTGCCGGTGGGCGAGGGCGTGCTCGGCCGCGTGTTCAACCTCCTCGGCGACCCCATCGACGAGCGCGGCGACGTGGACTCGGCCAAGCGGATGCCCATCCACCGCGACCCCCCGGAGTTCACGCAGCTCAACCCCCAGACCGAGATGCTGGTCACCGGCATCAAGGTCGTCGACCTGCTGTGCCCGTTCGTCCGCGGCGGCAAGATCGGGCTCTTCGGCGGGGCCGGCGTGGGCAAGACGGTCATCATCCAGGAGATGATCGCCCGCGTCGCCCGCGAGTTCGGCGGCTACTCCGTGTTCTGCGGCGTCGGCGAGCGGACCCGCGAGGGCAACGACCTCTGGCTGGAGATGCAGGAGGCCGAGTACACGGACGAGAAGGGCGAGACCGCCCACGTCATCGACAAGGTGGCGATGGTCTTCGGCCAGATGAACGAGCCGCCCGGCTCGCGTCTGCGGGTCGCGCTCTCGGGCCTGACGATGGCCGAGGAGTTCCGCGACGCCTCCGGCAAGGAGACGATGATGTTCGTCGACAACATCTTCCGCTTCACGCAGGCGGGCTCCGAGGTCTCGGCGCTGCTGGGCCGCATGCCCTCGGCGGTGGGCTATCAGCCGACGCTCTCGACCGAGATGGGCCAGCTCCAGGAGCGGATCACCTCCACCGACAAGGGCGCGATCACCTCGGTGCAGGCGATCTACGTGCCGGCGGACGACCTCACGGACCCGGCTCCGGCCACGGCCTTCTCCCACCTCGACGCCTTCGTCGTGCTCGAGCGCTCGATCGCCGAGAAGGGGATCTTCCCCGCCGTCGACCCGCTTTCGTCGACCTCCCGCATCCTCGACCCCGCGACGCTGGGCGAGGAGCACTACGCCGTCGCCCGCCAGGTGCAGACGATCCTCCAGCGCTACCGCAGCCTGCAGGACATCATCGCCATCCTCGGCGTCGACGAGCTCTCCGAGGAGGACAAGCTGATCGTCGGCCGGGCCCGCAAGATCGAGCGTTTCCTCTCCCAGCCCTTCTTCGTGGCCGAGGTCTTCACGGGCTTCCCGGGCATCTACACCAGCCTCGAAGACACGATCGACTCCTTCAAGCGTCTCTGCGACGGCGAGGGCGACGACCTGCCCGAGTCGGCCTTCATGTACGTCGGCACGCTGGACGACGCGAAGGCGAAGGCCAAGAAGATGGCCGAGGGCAGCTGA
- a CDS encoding peptidylprolyl isomerase produces MKGRNLEAVIDTPKGEIVLELFTADAPLTVANFKNLADAGFYDGVTFHRIINGFMAQGGDPTGTGRGGPGYQWDDEESALELKHSGPGILSMANAGPDTNGSQFFITHAATPHLNGKHAVFGKVTGGMDTVYTLEMGDAMNSVVVREKEAD; encoded by the coding sequence GTGAAGGGCAGAAACCTCGAGGCCGTCATCGACACGCCCAAGGGCGAGATCGTCCTCGAGCTGTTCACCGCCGACGCCCCGCTGACCGTCGCCAACTTCAAGAACCTCGCCGACGCCGGCTTCTACGACGGCGTGACCTTCCACCGCATCATCAACGGCTTCATGGCCCAGGGCGGCGACCCCACGGGCACGGGCCGCGGCGGCCCCGGATACCAGTGGGACGACGAGGAGTCCGCCCTCGAGCTCAAGCACAGCGGCCCGGGCATCCTCTCGATGGCCAACGCCGGCCCCGACACCAACGGCAGCCAGTTCTTCATCACCCACGCGGCCACGCCGCACCTCAACGGCAAGCACGCGGTCTTCGGGAAGGTCACCGGGGGCATGGACACCGTCTACACGCTGGAGATGGGCGACGCGATGAACAGCGTGGTCGTGCGCGAGAAGGAAGCCGACTGA
- a CDS encoding class I SAM-dependent methyltransferase, giving the protein MHGSSSGRTQPRVWLLLAAAGAVGPAAVHAAVADPRTVTLEVSAAWAIGCLAGLLGVAAARRLPTREAAVWVLLVAALTRGLVLPMADTLSTDFNRYLWDGRESLAARSPYAATPDASAAADPPSAEATRLLHGMNSRGFRSVYPPVSQAAFAAAWSLGGGTLDGGVAALRLIFGSVDLAAVGVLLLVLRRLGRHPGWAILYAWHPLPAVEAVGGMHTEALLTLPLIAAVGLVLPRRPVEPPRSGSGATAAAAPPRAGAEPACPPPAAALAGLCIAVAAAVKLFPIAAAAVLAARLRGRARWALLSAATAAGVALLWPLLGPPHGAGVRASLALYAGYFHFNNPLFVGLQRVALAGTGDPTLSAQIASRLLLAVFGGVASAVLWRAWRGRDAARIPGLLAALFGAYLLLSPTVHPWYLMGVLWLVPLTRVGRPALLWLAATVPLTHLAYDPTLPAWGVPGWVMTIEWGGVAVLLLFHDARPLWIGPLMRARAEWKAARLSGFLPEEGRLLDVGCGEGLVTAALARRTGLTAVGVDVDAEAGAAAPVLACDGRRLPFRDGAFDAATVLTVLHHCDDPEAVLAEAVRVVRPGGRLLVAESVYRTAGGLWLLTRLDRFFNGLRGGGRDGLAGPLRFAREQVWAGRFAAAELVPAQTRHLSRGLHRHVLFVLDRPGRV; this is encoded by the coding sequence ATGCACGGCTCCTCCTCCGGCAGAACCCAGCCGCGGGTGTGGCTGCTGCTCGCGGCCGCCGGGGCGGTCGGCCCGGCGGCGGTGCACGCGGCGGTCGCGGACCCGCGGACGGTGACGCTGGAAGTCTCGGCGGCCTGGGCGATCGGCTGCCTCGCCGGGCTCCTGGGCGTGGCGGCGGCGCGGCGTCTGCCGACGCGGGAGGCGGCGGTCTGGGTGCTGCTCGTCGCTGCGCTGACGCGGGGGCTCGTGCTGCCGATGGCGGACACGCTCTCGACCGACTTCAACCGCTACCTGTGGGACGGCCGCGAGTCGCTTGCGGCCCGCAGCCCCTACGCGGCGACGCCGGACGCGTCCGCCGCCGCGGATCCGCCGTCCGCCGAGGCGACGCGGCTGCTCCACGGCATGAACAGCCGCGGCTTCCGCTCGGTCTACCCGCCGGTGAGCCAGGCGGCGTTCGCGGCGGCTTGGTCGCTGGGCGGCGGGACGCTCGACGGCGGCGTCGCCGCGCTCCGCTTGATCTTCGGCTCGGTCGACCTCGCCGCCGTCGGGGTGCTCCTGCTCGTGCTCCGGCGGCTGGGCCGGCACCCGGGGTGGGCGATCCTCTACGCGTGGCACCCGCTTCCGGCGGTGGAGGCCGTGGGGGGGATGCACACCGAGGCGCTGCTCACGCTCCCGCTGATCGCGGCGGTGGGCCTGGTGCTTCCGCGTCGGCCGGTCGAGCCTCCGCGATCCGGCTCCGGGGCGACCGCCGCTGCGGCCCCGCCCCGAGCCGGAGCCGAGCCGGCGTGTCCGCCCCCGGCGGCCGCGCTCGCCGGGCTCTGCATCGCGGTCGCCGCCGCGGTGAAGCTGTTCCCGATCGCGGCGGCCGCGGTCCTCGCGGCCCGGCTCCGCGGCCGGGCCCGCTGGGCGTTGCTCTCGGCGGCGACGGCCGCCGGCGTCGCCCTGCTCTGGCCGCTGCTGGGCCCGCCGCACGGCGCGGGCGTGCGGGCGTCGCTCGCCCTCTACGCCGGCTATTTCCACTTCAACAACCCGCTGTTCGTCGGGCTCCAGCGGGTCGCACTCGCCGGCACGGGCGACCCAACGCTCTCGGCGCAGATCGCGTCGCGGCTCCTGCTCGCGGTCTTCGGGGGCGTCGCTTCGGCGGTGCTCTGGCGGGCGTGGCGCGGCCGCGACGCGGCGCGGATCCCCGGGCTTCTGGCCGCTCTCTTCGGCGCGTACCTGCTGCTGTCCCCAACGGTTCACCCCTGGTACCTGATGGGGGTGCTCTGGCTCGTCCCGCTCACGCGCGTCGGCCGGCCGGCCCTGCTCTGGCTCGCGGCCACCGTCCCGCTCACCCACCTCGCCTATGACCCGACGCTCCCGGCGTGGGGCGTGCCGGGTTGGGTGATGACGATCGAGTGGGGCGGCGTGGCGGTGCTGCTGCTCTTCCACGACGCCCGGCCGCTGTGGATCGGCCCCCTGATGAGGGCGCGGGCGGAGTGGAAGGCGGCGCGGCTGTCGGGCTTCCTCCCGGAGGAGGGGCGGTTGCTGGACGTCGGCTGCGGGGAGGGCCTCGTGACCGCGGCGCTCGCGCGGCGGACCGGCCTCACCGCGGTCGGGGTCGACGTGGACGCCGAAGCGGGAGCCGCCGCCCCCGTGCTCGCCTGCGACGGCCGGCGGCTGCCGTTCCGCGACGGCGCTTTCGACGCGGCGACGGTGCTCACCGTCCTCCACCACTGCGACGACCCCGAAGCCGTGCTCGCGGAGGCCGTCCGCGTCGTCCGGCCCGGCGGCCGGCTGCTGGTCGCCGAGAGCGTGTACCGCACCGCCGGCGGCCTCTGGCTGCTCACGCGGCTCGACCGCTTCTTCAACGGGCTGCGGGGCGGTGGCCGCGACGGCCTCGCCGGGCCGCTGCGCTTCGCGAGGGAGCAGGTCTGGGCCGGACGCTTCGCCGCCGCCGAGCTCGTCCCCGCCCAGACCCGCCACCTCAGCCGCGGCCTGCACCGCCACGTGCTGTTCGTGCTCGACCGGCCCGGCCGGGTCTAA